GTAATCTCTCGTTGTATCTTTAATCGGATGAtatgagttttttctttttgataagttttgttttattaacaTGCCATGATACATCTGCTTCAGCTAGAATATATAACTCGTATAATGGTTTTACATGTGTATTTTTAGTAGCTCAGATTACAGAGAATTGAGAGAGCTATAGCCATCACTATACCAAATTGCTTCTTAGCTCGTCCTTTGATGCTTGATGAACTTTTGGAGACAGCtgcaatattttatatttcgtTTTCTTTTAGTTCCGAGAAAGCAGGAAATTAACTTTTGTTTTGCACGAGTAGAATCAAAAGTACTGTAAAAAGAGTGCTAGTGTAATACCTTTATGTCCAGCATTCTGAGAGGATTCAGTGAATTGCTTAAATATCTGAGAGGCTGGTGAATTTAGAGGCAAATGTAGAAGCTCTTCTTgcaaacaaaattaagtaaTGAGAAAAAGATATAGTCTGTCACCATGCAAAAGCTGTTGAATTATTCAAGAAAATATTGTACAAGATATTTGGTTATGAAATCTGTCACCTGGGCATTTTGAGATATTTGCAGGGACGTGGCAAGCCGAAGGGAGGCTCATTGCACGATTGGCATCAACTTTGAACCCTAAACCAGGATCATCTCTGTCTTTGACAAGAGTACAAAGACATCTCTTGGTCTGCCCTTTGTCTATGTTTACCTTGAGTTTGCTGCAACATGTTGAGTCTGGAGCTTTAGCTTTGTTACTGACATAAGGAAGACAAGAGTAGAGATCAGACATGGCATCCTGACATCCCTTTATGTCCTGATTCAGATCTGATCTCACACCAAGAAACATTACTGCTACTGTTATGCATAGAGCCAACATTTGAGGATTTTGATTGTAACCCATGAATCTTGCCATCAGTTTATGCAGCAGAGTAAGAAGTCAACATGGCTTTTTATAAGCCTATCTACAGACTTGCTTCTTGTTCACATATGTTTCCCTCTCTACTTGGATAGATTAGTCAAAGTTCTAACTCTGCAAGAAACTTGATTTAAAATGCTCATATAATGAGTACTAGTTGACATGTCCCATGTCTGATTGAAATTGGAGTTTGGATCATCTGCAATTATTGGAgggttacatataaatatagtaAGCTGTTCATAATTCGTTTTCACAGTATCTGCAAGATATCCCACAAGTAAAGCGAGTAGAACATTGATGGGTCAAGCTGTATTGTTAAAGTTTAAGGAGGCTTGCAACCATACCTAGA
The sequence above is drawn from the Camelina sativa cultivar DH55 chromosome 4, Cs, whole genome shotgun sequence genome and encodes:
- the LOC104781768 gene encoding protein YLS3-like; the protein is MARFMGYNQNPQMLALCITVAVMFLGVRSDLNQDIKGCQDAMSDLYSCLPYVSNKAKAPDSTCCSKLKVNIDKGQTKRCLCTLVKDRDDPGLGFKVDANRAMSLPSACHVPANISKCPELLHLPLNSPASQIFKQFTESSQNAGHKAVSKSSSSIKGRAKKQFGIVMAIALSILCNLSY